One genomic window of Myxococcus guangdongensis includes the following:
- a CDS encoding HEAT repeat domain-containing protein — protein MRTGARPYILMLALVLGCNGSRDQLLADLQSPRPEVRALAVKKLAGQGNPDDLILFTRAAKDLASIVRAEAAVALGESQDPRVVDLLGELLEDSDEEVQGRAAMALSKVRNDKAKAYLTLQYGRRGRTTRQVIVQALKNANVPGAMAEVVAAEAKGQWDRNLLTLTEGELPERVGAAEELGKSGRPEAVNRLLPLVRDSQVILAAAAVRGLGDAGDKRAVGDIALLLDESFPELRESAIIALSKLQDPAAALRLQAVAVEKSAVSPLAIDAILSFPRTPETDTALCAVALDGAPSDALAAALAMRTRGGCPLDPIGERLARPATAASGLQAVAGLGPAAQPLLAKVTPWLNQNDATLRMLAVDAVAGVGDASVIPQLQKLYEQEAKGLEALRADWVPQKLPETYGAGFDPSATTSPHVTGAPHDERASRHASLFERVKALNAQRAKDAGRTVVKPRVPSELFDDVEAERLVPLATLIRALGTLRAPGALELLKGYSQDPSIPLRTAALVGLTRLGAEGVAVAREGIFEPERDLQKTLAQALAESGEAGQVALLEALPKMGGEKLLVLDALSKGPGVPASASPVLQGVVKEGGPEAALAAVVLARIQAKDAVPTLVKALDETNSVARRDVLLALGTLGDVQAADVVARDLFHDLPEIRAAAATSLKRMGATTHSEFLDALKSDYFRTVRDAAGAALAKGGTASEGAR, from the coding sequence ATGCGAACCGGCGCACGCCCCTACATCCTCATGCTGGCCCTGGTCCTCGGTTGCAACGGGAGCCGGGACCAGCTCCTCGCAGACCTCCAGAGTCCTCGACCGGAGGTCCGCGCCCTGGCGGTGAAGAAGCTCGCCGGACAGGGCAATCCCGATGACCTGATTCTCTTCACCCGCGCGGCCAAGGACCTGGCGTCCATCGTCCGCGCGGAGGCGGCCGTCGCGCTCGGAGAGAGTCAGGATCCTCGCGTCGTCGACCTGCTGGGCGAGCTGCTCGAGGACTCCGACGAGGAGGTCCAGGGCCGCGCGGCCATGGCGCTCTCCAAGGTGCGCAACGACAAGGCCAAGGCCTACCTCACGCTCCAGTACGGGCGCCGGGGCCGCACCACCCGCCAGGTCATCGTCCAGGCCCTCAAGAACGCCAACGTGCCGGGCGCCATGGCGGAAGTCGTGGCCGCCGAGGCCAAGGGCCAGTGGGACCGCAACCTCCTCACGCTCACCGAGGGCGAGCTCCCCGAGCGCGTCGGCGCCGCCGAGGAGCTGGGCAAGAGCGGTCGCCCCGAGGCCGTGAACCGGCTCCTGCCCCTGGTCCGCGACAGCCAGGTCATCCTCGCCGCCGCCGCCGTGCGTGGCCTGGGCGACGCGGGCGACAAGCGGGCCGTGGGCGACATCGCGCTGCTGCTCGACGAGAGTTTCCCGGAGCTGCGCGAGTCCGCCATCATCGCGCTGAGCAAGCTGCAGGATCCCGCCGCCGCGCTCCGCCTCCAGGCCGTGGCCGTGGAGAAGAGCGCGGTGAGCCCGCTGGCCATCGACGCCATCCTGTCCTTCCCGCGCACGCCGGAGACCGACACCGCGCTGTGCGCCGTCGCGCTCGATGGGGCCCCGTCGGACGCGCTCGCGGCGGCCCTGGCGATGCGCACCCGGGGCGGCTGTCCGTTGGATCCCATCGGCGAGCGACTGGCGCGTCCCGCCACCGCCGCGAGCGGGCTCCAGGCCGTGGCTGGGCTCGGCCCCGCGGCCCAGCCGCTGCTCGCGAAGGTGACGCCGTGGCTCAACCAGAACGACGCCACGCTGCGCATGCTCGCGGTGGACGCCGTGGCCGGAGTGGGGGACGCGTCTGTCATTCCCCAGCTCCAGAAGCTCTACGAGCAGGAGGCGAAGGGGCTCGAGGCGCTGCGCGCGGACTGGGTCCCCCAGAAGCTCCCCGAGACGTACGGCGCGGGGTTCGACCCTTCGGCCACGACGTCGCCCCATGTCACGGGCGCGCCGCATGACGAGCGCGCCTCCCGCCATGCCTCGCTCTTCGAGCGCGTGAAGGCGCTCAACGCGCAGCGGGCCAAGGACGCGGGGCGCACCGTGGTCAAGCCGCGCGTGCCCAGCGAGCTGTTCGACGACGTGGAGGCCGAGCGGCTCGTTCCGCTGGCGACGCTGATTCGCGCGCTGGGGACCCTGCGCGCGCCGGGGGCGCTGGAGCTGCTCAAGGGCTACAGCCAGGACCCCAGCATCCCCCTGCGCACCGCGGCGCTCGTGGGCTTGACGCGCCTGGGCGCAGAGGGCGTGGCCGTGGCTCGCGAGGGAATCTTCGAGCCCGAGCGGGACCTCCAGAAGACGCTCGCGCAGGCGCTGGCCGAGTCGGGCGAGGCGGGGCAGGTGGCCTTGTTGGAGGCGCTGCCGAAGATGGGCGGCGAGAAGCTGCTGGTGCTGGACGCGCTGTCGAAGGGACCCGGGGTGCCGGCGTCGGCGTCGCCGGTGCTCCAGGGCGTGGTGAAGGAGGGTGGGCCGGAGGCGGCGCTCGCGGCGGTGGTGCTCGCGCGCATCCAGGCGAAGGACGCGGTGCCCACGCTCGTCAAGGCGCTCGACGAGACGAACAGCGTGGCGCGGCGCGACGTGCTGCTGGCGCTCGGGACGCTCGGGGATGTGCAGGCGGCCGACGTGGTGGCGCGGGACTTGTTCCACGACCTGCCGGAGATTCGCGCGGCGGCGGCCACGTCGCTCAAGCGCATGGGCGCGACGACACACTCCGAGTTCCTCGATGCGCTCAAGAGCGACTACTTCCGGACCGTGCGTGACGCGGCGGGCGCGGCGCTGGCGAAGGGGGGCACGGCTTCGGAGGGGGCTCGGTAA
- a CDS encoding pseudouridine synthase: MAAERLQKYLARAGVASRRHAEELITAGRVAVNNTTVTELGSRVEPGTDLVSVDGKLVTPPDESSYFLLYKPVGVVTTLSDPQGRPTVANYVEETGKRLFPVGRLDYDAEGALLFTDDGALAHKLTHPSFQVPRTYLAKVKGQPDVPTLEKLRGGVRLEDGMATPVSVGVFEAAEKNTWLKIVVAEGRPHLIKRLCAAVGHPVVRLFRPAYAGVGVEGLRPGELRPLKKTEVELLNEVADGKTSPPSADLRLPPRRHGRAAPGFDESDEDELAVDDEAPVRRKPAARAERKPAGEGGSGLARFGRDRAGAGRPARKEFGSGDAPRSRGPRAEGGASRFGRPARKEWGEGARGEGRPARKSFGGDEGPRGARSAGGEGRPARKTWGAGGEDRPARKSFGAGGEDRPARRSFGAGSEDRPARKSFGAGGEDRPARRSFGAGGADRPARKSFGGDEGRPARKSFGGDEGRPARKSFGGDEGRPARKSFGAGGADRPARKSFGAGSEDRPARRSFGAGSEDRPARKSFGAGGEDRPARRSFGAGSEDRPARKSFGAGGEDRPARRSFGAGSEDRPARKSFGAGSEDRPARKSFGAGGTDRPARKSFGSDEGRPARRSFGAGSEDRPARKSFGAGGEDRPARKSFGAGSEDRPRGPRGAGGTGQARFGRGGSSDRAASGEGRPRFGGPRSAGGPARRSFGDKGAPRGRAEGRPSRGPRDAEGSGPRGRGGFGAKPGGRGPKGAGGEGKAWTPYDDRGAPRERVVRGGSRGSAPEGGRKSEGFQDWGKKKESGSKPRWSAQAPRGGRSGAPSKGPRRPR; this comes from the coding sequence ATGGCGGCCGAACGACTACAGAAGTACCTGGCCCGCGCGGGAGTTGCTTCGCGCCGGCACGCAGAAGAACTGATTACCGCGGGCCGCGTGGCGGTGAACAACACGACGGTGACGGAGCTGGGGAGCCGGGTGGAGCCGGGGACGGACCTGGTCTCCGTGGACGGCAAGCTCGTCACGCCGCCGGACGAATCGTCCTACTTCCTGCTCTACAAGCCCGTGGGCGTGGTGACCACGCTGTCGGACCCCCAGGGGCGGCCGACGGTGGCGAACTACGTGGAGGAGACGGGCAAGCGCCTGTTCCCCGTGGGCCGGCTGGACTACGACGCCGAGGGAGCGCTGCTCTTCACGGATGATGGCGCGCTGGCGCACAAGCTGACGCACCCGAGCTTCCAGGTGCCTCGCACGTATCTGGCGAAGGTGAAGGGTCAGCCCGACGTGCCGACGCTGGAGAAGCTGCGCGGCGGCGTGCGGTTGGAGGACGGCATGGCCACGCCGGTGTCGGTGGGCGTGTTCGAGGCCGCCGAGAAGAACACGTGGCTCAAGATTGTCGTGGCGGAGGGCCGTCCGCACCTCATCAAGCGCCTGTGCGCCGCCGTGGGTCACCCGGTGGTGCGCCTGTTCCGTCCGGCCTACGCGGGTGTCGGCGTGGAGGGCTTGCGTCCGGGTGAGCTGCGGCCGCTGAAGAAGACCGAGGTCGAGCTGCTGAACGAGGTGGCTGACGGGAAGACGTCGCCTCCGTCGGCGGACCTGCGGCTGCCGCCTCGGCGTCATGGTCGCGCGGCGCCGGGCTTCGATGAGTCGGATGAGGACGAGTTGGCCGTGGATGATGAGGCGCCTGTGCGCCGCAAGCCGGCGGCTCGTGCGGAGCGGAAGCCGGCGGGTGAGGGTGGCTCGGGGCTCGCGCGCTTCGGTCGGGACCGCGCGGGTGCGGGTCGTCCTGCGCGCAAGGAGTTCGGGAGCGGGGATGCTCCGCGCTCGCGTGGACCGCGTGCCGAGGGTGGCGCGTCGCGCTTCGGTCGTCCTGCTCGGAAGGAGTGGGGCGAGGGTGCTCGCGGTGAGGGGCGTCCGGCTCGCAAGTCCTTCGGTGGTGACGAGGGGCCTCGTGGCGCTCGGAGCGCCGGAGGCGAGGGGCGTCCTGCGCGCAAGACGTGGGGCGCGGGTGGCGAGGATCGTCCGGCTCGCAAGTCCTTCGGGGCCGGTGGCGAGGATCGTCCGGCGCGTAGGTCCTTCGGGGCGGGCAGCGAGGATCGCCCGGCTCGCAAGTCCTTCGGTGCCGGTGGCGAGGATCGTCCGGCGCGTAGGTCCTTCGGCGCTGGTGGCGCTGACCGTCCGGCTCGTAAGTCCTTCGGCGGTGACGAGGGTCGCCCCGCTCGTAAGTCCTTCGGTGGTGACGAGGGTCGCCCGGCTCGTAAGTCCTTCGGCGGTGACGAGGGTCGTCCGGCCCGTAAGTCCTTCGGCGCGGGCGGTGCGGATCGCCCGGCTCGCAAGTCCTTCGGTGCCGGTAGCGAGGATCGTCCGGCCCGTAGGTCCTTCGGAGCGGGCAGCGAGGATCGTCCGGCTCGCAAGTCCTTCGGTGCCGGCGGCGAGGATCGTCCGGCCCGTAGGTCCTTCGGAGCGGGCAGCGAGGATCGTCCGGCTCGCAAGTCCTTCGGTGCCGGCGGCGAGGATCGTCCGGCCCGTAGGTCCTTCGGAGCGGGCAGCGAGGATCGTCCGGCTCGCAAGTCCTTCGGTGCCGGTAGCGAGGATCGTCCGGCCCGGAAGTCCTTCGGCGCCGGCGGCACGGATCGCCCGGCTCGCAAGTCCTTTGGCAGTGACGAGGGTCGTCCGGCCCGTAGGTCCTTCGGTGCCGGTAGCGAGGACCGTCCGGCCCGGAAGTCCTTCGGTGCCGGTGGCGAGGATCGCCCGGCTCGCAAGTCCTTCGGCGCGGGCAGCGAGGATCGTCCTCGGGGTCCCCGTGGTGCGGGTGGCACGGGCCAGGCCCGGTTCGGTCGTGGCGGGAGCTCCGATCGCGCGGCCAGCGGCGAAGGCCGTCCTCGCTTCGGCGGGCCTCGGAGCGCGGGTGGCCCGGCGCGTCGTTCGTTCGGCGACAAGGGCGCTCCGCGCGGCCGCGCCGAGGGACGTCCGTCTCGGGGTCCTCGTGACGCGGAGGGCTCCGGCCCTCGGGGTCGCGGAGGCTTCGGCGCGAAGCCCGGCGGCAGGGGCCCCAAGGGAGCGGGCGGCGAGGGCAAGGCCTGGACCCCCTACGACGACCGTGGCGCTCCCCGTGAGCGAGTCGTCCGAGGGGGCTCCCGAGGGAGCGCTCCCGAGGGCGGCCGCAAGTCCGAGGGGTTCCAGGACTGGGGCAAGAAGAAGGAATCCGGCTCCAAGCCCCGCTGGAGCGCTCAGGCTCCCCGCGGCGGCCGGTCCGGCGCCCCCTCCAAGGGACCTCGCCGACCTCGCTGA
- the trpS gene encoding tryptophan--tRNA ligase yields the protein MRTLSGVQSSGKLHIGNYFGAIRQFVQLQEEGEAYYFIANLHALTTVRDAKLALELTREAALAYLALGVDPKKAVLFRQSDVREVLELNWILGTVVPHAHLERAHSYKDKVAKGISPDFGLFAYPVLMAADILLYSTDFVPVGKDQIQHVEFARDWAVKFNTEYVKGYDPADPDGKERGHAPGILKLPQARIQEATQTVPGVDGKKMSKSYGNTIEMFGDEKEIKKRIMSIKTDSTPVEAPKPVPEGKPADPSLVSEVPLYDLLKLMLPESEFAEVDASWRAGGKGYGDYKKKLLEAFHTTFGPARQRYAELAGDPAELERILQDGAQRARQEASVLMDKVRRAVGIP from the coding sequence ATGCGGACCCTCTCAGGCGTGCAGTCCTCCGGCAAGCTGCACATCGGCAACTACTTCGGCGCCATTCGCCAGTTCGTGCAGCTCCAGGAGGAGGGCGAGGCGTACTACTTCATCGCCAACCTGCACGCGCTCACCACGGTGCGCGACGCGAAGCTCGCGCTGGAGCTCACCCGCGAGGCGGCGCTGGCGTACCTGGCGCTCGGGGTGGACCCGAAGAAGGCGGTGCTCTTCCGCCAGAGCGACGTGCGCGAGGTGCTCGAGCTCAACTGGATTCTTGGCACCGTGGTTCCGCACGCGCACCTGGAGCGGGCCCACAGCTACAAGGACAAGGTGGCCAAGGGCATCAGCCCCGACTTCGGCCTCTTCGCCTACCCGGTGCTGATGGCGGCGGACATCCTGCTGTACAGCACGGACTTCGTCCCCGTGGGCAAGGACCAGATCCAGCACGTGGAGTTCGCGCGCGACTGGGCGGTGAAGTTCAACACCGAGTACGTGAAGGGCTACGACCCGGCGGACCCGGACGGCAAGGAGCGGGGCCACGCGCCCGGCATCCTCAAGCTGCCCCAGGCTCGCATCCAGGAGGCCACCCAGACGGTGCCCGGCGTGGACGGCAAGAAGATGTCCAAGTCCTACGGGAACACCATCGAGATGTTCGGGGACGAGAAGGAGATCAAGAAGCGCATCATGTCCATCAAGACGGACTCCACGCCGGTGGAGGCGCCCAAGCCGGTGCCCGAGGGGAAGCCGGCGGACCCGTCCCTGGTCAGCGAGGTGCCGCTCTACGACTTGCTCAAGCTGATGCTGCCGGAGTCGGAGTTCGCGGAGGTGGACGCGTCGTGGAGGGCGGGAGGGAAGGGCTACGGGGACTACAAGAAGAAGCTCCTGGAGGCCTTCCACACGACCTTCGGACCGGCCCGTCAGCGGTACGCCGAGCTGGCGGGCGACCCCGCGGAGCTGGAGCGCATCCTCCAGGACGGAGCCCAGCGGGCCCGCCAGGAGGCCTCCGTCCTGATGGACAAGGTCCGGCGCGCGGTGGGCATCCCCTGA
- the xerD gene encoding site-specific tyrosine recombinase XerD, with protein sequence MEGLLDAFIAFIRAERGLSGKTVDAYAADLTVYFEDLRGRGVDDVTRARQEDVTAHLSALTKGGLGKRSQARHLAALRGFHRFLVAERLADKDPTEDVDTPRSARKLPSFLTLEEVEQLLAAPDEGSPAGLRDKAMLEVLYATGLRVSELCGLGVNDVQLSAGYLVAKGKGAKERVVPLGRVAVEKVREYLASSRPAMLGRREARALFVTPRGAGFTRQGFWKLIKRYALKAGILKPLSPHKLRHSFATHLVERGADLRAVQQMLGHADLATTQIYTHVNSARLRSVYDEFHPRSDAFTPKKKRKAGT encoded by the coding sequence ATGGAAGGTTTGCTCGACGCGTTCATCGCGTTCATCCGCGCCGAGCGCGGGCTGTCCGGCAAGACGGTGGATGCCTACGCCGCGGACCTCACCGTGTACTTCGAGGACCTGCGCGGGCGCGGCGTCGACGACGTCACCCGCGCGCGCCAGGAGGATGTGACCGCGCACCTGTCCGCGTTGACGAAGGGCGGCCTGGGCAAGCGCAGCCAGGCGCGACATCTGGCCGCGCTGCGTGGCTTCCACCGGTTCCTCGTCGCCGAGCGGCTGGCGGACAAGGACCCGACGGAGGACGTGGACACGCCGCGCTCGGCGCGCAAGCTGCCCTCGTTCCTGACGCTCGAGGAGGTGGAGCAGCTGCTCGCCGCGCCCGACGAGGGCTCACCCGCGGGCCTGCGGGACAAGGCGATGCTGGAGGTGCTCTACGCCACGGGGCTGCGCGTCAGCGAGCTGTGCGGCCTGGGCGTCAACGACGTGCAGCTGAGCGCGGGCTACCTGGTCGCGAAGGGCAAGGGCGCCAAGGAGCGCGTCGTCCCGCTGGGGCGCGTGGCGGTGGAGAAGGTCCGCGAGTACCTGGCCAGCTCGCGTCCGGCGATGCTCGGGCGGCGCGAGGCGCGGGCGTTGTTCGTGACGCCTCGGGGCGCGGGCTTCACCCGGCAGGGATTCTGGAAGCTCATCAAGCGCTACGCGCTGAAGGCGGGCATCCTCAAGCCGCTGTCTCCACACAAGCTGCGGCACTCGTTCGCCACGCACCTGGTGGAGCGCGGCGCGGACCTGAGGGCCGTGCAGCAGATGCTCGGTCACGCGGACCTGGCCACGACGCAAATCTATACGCACGTGAACAGCGCCCGGCTGCGCTCGGTCTACGACGAGTTCCATCCGCGCAGTGATGCGTTCACCCCCAAGAAGAAGCGCAAGGCGGGGACGTAG
- a CDS encoding Uma2 family endonuclease: MGDIRGKKPRTYEDIEAPPLPWVAETLEGLWPEPSPRAAVELLPLVHRVGALLVRPFDWARGGPGGWWFLETPKLHLESGVVVPALAAWRRAEVPEPPEPRTPWLTPAPDWVCEVLSTRSRDLASRMQAYHQARVGHVWLIDPDGCRVEVYRRGTRGWARVGLHEGSARMRAEPFDAVVLDLGALWLQEPTLTAGATKASALVRRASEVASEPGRGAT; the protein is encoded by the coding sequence GTGGGAGACATCCGAGGAAAGAAGCCCAGGACGTACGAGGACATCGAGGCGCCACCCCTGCCGTGGGTGGCGGAGACCCTCGAGGGATTGTGGCCGGAGCCCTCGCCTCGCGCGGCGGTGGAGCTGCTCCCGCTGGTGCATCGGGTGGGCGCGCTGCTCGTGCGGCCCTTCGACTGGGCCCGGGGGGGTCCTGGGGGCTGGTGGTTCCTGGAGACGCCAAAGCTGCATCTGGAGTCGGGAGTCGTCGTCCCCGCGTTGGCGGCCTGGCGACGGGCCGAGGTGCCGGAGCCTCCCGAGCCACGGACACCCTGGCTCACGCCCGCGCCAGACTGGGTCTGCGAAGTGCTCTCGACCCGGAGTCGGGACCTCGCGTCGCGGATGCAGGCGTACCACCAGGCCCGCGTGGGCCATGTCTGGCTCATCGACCCGGACGGGTGTCGGGTCGAGGTGTACCGGCGTGGGACCCGCGGCTGGGCGCGGGTGGGGCTGCATGAAGGCTCCGCCCGGATGCGCGCGGAGCCCTTCGACGCGGTGGTCCTGGACCTGGGGGCCCTCTGGCTTCAGGAGCCCACGTTGACCGCGGGGGCGACGAAGGCGTCCGCGCTGGTGCGCCGTGCCTCGGAGGTGGCGTCGGAGCCGGGCAGGGGCGCGACATGA
- a CDS encoding L-threonylcarbamoyladenylate synthase — protein sequence MAAPILEVDMEHPSPRHIQRAVEVLERGGLIAYPTDTYYGMGCDLGSKKAIERLYQLKGRDKKKPLSFLCPDLSDVARYAHVSNFAYRTMKGLTPGAFTFILEATRLVPDLMMSKQKQVGIRVPDAPLARELARALGRPLVTTSVSNTDGEPLTDAREIKDAFGHGLELILDGGVTLNEPSTVVSLIGDTLEILRQGKGRLED from the coding sequence ATGGCCGCACCCATCCTCGAGGTGGACATGGAGCACCCGTCACCGCGCCACATCCAGCGCGCGGTGGAGGTGCTCGAGCGCGGCGGGCTCATCGCCTATCCGACGGACACGTACTACGGCATGGGCTGTGATCTGGGCTCGAAGAAGGCCATCGAGCGGCTCTACCAGCTCAAGGGACGCGACAAGAAGAAGCCGCTGTCCTTCCTGTGCCCGGACCTGTCGGACGTGGCCCGTTATGCTCACGTCAGCAATTTCGCGTATCGGACGATGAAGGGGCTCACTCCAGGTGCGTTCACCTTCATCCTCGAGGCGACGCGGCTGGTGCCCGATTTGATGATGTCGAAACAGAAACAGGTGGGTATCCGGGTCCCGGATGCCCCCCTGGCGCGCGAGCTGGCGCGTGCGCTCGGGCGCCCTCTGGTGACGACGTCGGTGAGCAATACGGACGGTGAGCCGCTCACGGACGCTCGGGAGATCAAGGACGCGTTCGGCCACGGGCTGGAGCTCATCCTCGACGGGGGCGTGACATTGAACGAACCGTCGACGGTGGTTTCACTCATCGGCGATACGCTTGAAATCCTCAGGCAGGGCAAGGGTAGGCTGGAGGACTGA
- a CDS encoding DUF4388 domain-containing protein, with translation MESFKGSLASYRLQMVMPPLFSTAGVEGTLRVERGAIRRCFQVKDGFLVGESSNDPREHLSQVLVNLRILDAPRAAAAFEAAEGAGSPYGTFLVQRCFVELPRLIEAMEHKAREALFDCYGWESGEVEFTPKLPSSARAVGLKLSLNGLHRDAVTRLREWSVFREVFPHLDATFRVFREFAVETFSEEEDKLLELAAGGATLGEMLATAKEAPLFAARWILHLYRRGALAPRLPKGPRLGEAAELAELLNLVKRFLESGKFDHAVALAAQILERGPVPEAHALYREAEVRLTLALSDELFALDGRLVFEPIPRPTPSQLTADDLYLYSKLRGSRSIRQALRTAAMGELAASRSVHRLMASGLIHVAPLPGSDATSEARRTSADAFVAPAVNVGS, from the coding sequence ATGGAGTCATTCAAGGGAAGTCTCGCCAGCTATCGCCTGCAGATGGTGATGCCGCCGTTGTTCTCGACCGCGGGGGTGGAAGGCACCCTGCGCGTGGAGCGCGGCGCCATCCGGCGCTGTTTCCAGGTGAAGGACGGCTTCCTGGTCGGCGAGAGCTCGAATGACCCGCGCGAGCACCTGTCCCAGGTGTTGGTGAACCTGCGCATCCTGGATGCGCCCCGGGCCGCGGCGGCCTTCGAGGCGGCGGAGGGTGCGGGCTCGCCCTACGGCACCTTCCTGGTGCAGCGCTGCTTCGTGGAGCTGCCCCGCCTCATCGAGGCGATGGAGCACAAGGCCCGCGAGGCCCTCTTCGACTGCTACGGCTGGGAGTCGGGCGAGGTGGAGTTCACCCCGAAGCTCCCGTCGTCCGCCCGCGCCGTGGGGTTGAAGCTCTCGTTGAACGGCCTGCACCGCGACGCGGTGACGCGGCTGCGCGAGTGGTCCGTGTTCCGGGAGGTCTTCCCGCACCTGGACGCCACCTTCAGGGTGTTCCGTGAGTTCGCCGTGGAGACATTCTCCGAGGAGGAGGACAAGCTGCTGGAGCTGGCCGCGGGCGGCGCCACGCTGGGGGAGATGCTGGCCACGGCGAAGGAGGCCCCGCTGTTCGCCGCCCGGTGGATCCTCCACCTCTATCGCCGGGGCGCCCTGGCGCCGCGCCTGCCCAAGGGCCCCAGGCTGGGAGAGGCCGCGGAGCTGGCCGAGCTCTTGAACCTGGTGAAGCGCTTCCTGGAGTCGGGCAAGTTCGACCACGCCGTGGCGCTGGCGGCGCAGATCCTCGAGCGAGGCCCCGTTCCCGAGGCCCACGCCCTCTACCGCGAGGCCGAGGTCCGCCTGACGCTGGCCCTGAGCGACGAGCTGTTCGCCCTGGACGGGCGGCTCGTCTTCGAGCCCATCCCTCGCCCCACCCCATCGCAGCTCACGGCGGATGACCTCTACCTGTACTCGAAGCTGCGAGGCAGCCGGAGCATCCGCCAGGCCCTGCGCACGGCGGCCATGGGAGAGCTGGCCGCGTCGCGTTCGGTGCACCGGCTGATGGCCTCCGGGCTCATTCATGTCGCGCCCCTGCCCGGCTCCGACGCCACCTCCGAGGCACGGCGCACCAGCGCGGACGCCTTCGTCGCCCCCGCGGTCAACGTGGGCTCCTGA
- the scpB gene encoding SMC-Scp complex subunit ScpB yields the protein MTTGRKGSRGGDGEESAASGGPSPFSEEELAAVTGPGPADELDELEAAAIEEDSEATPDLETSFEKLVSKSRKLSGDRVRTVIESVLFVSERPLSVDELYQATGIEQTLIAEALNQLSGIHRDGISGIVLYEVAGGWQFRTDPHSGEYVRRYLRVKPQRLTRAAVETLAIIAYRQPVTRPELEDIRGVDCGAVLKALIDRKLVKILGKREEVGRPILYGTTREFLEFFALKDLSALPTLREFHELTQEHREIVEKEVRPAPAAAGTVEALSDPGFTKRMEKSAAASEAALEDLEEAMAAADQIQKASSSVLDTAPKPETGTEGQKPE from the coding sequence GTGACTACCGGTAGGAAAGGCTCCCGAGGCGGAGACGGCGAGGAGTCCGCCGCGTCCGGGGGGCCGAGCCCCTTTTCCGAGGAGGAGCTGGCGGCCGTCACGGGCCCCGGCCCGGCGGACGAGCTGGACGAGCTGGAGGCGGCGGCCATCGAGGAGGACTCGGAGGCCACCCCCGACCTGGAGACCTCCTTCGAGAAGCTGGTCTCCAAGAGCCGCAAGCTGTCTGGGGATCGCGTCCGGACGGTCATCGAGAGCGTGCTCTTCGTGTCGGAGCGGCCCCTGTCCGTGGACGAGCTGTACCAGGCGACCGGCATCGAGCAGACGCTCATCGCCGAGGCGCTCAACCAGCTGTCCGGCATCCACCGGGACGGCATCAGCGGCATCGTCCTGTACGAGGTGGCCGGCGGCTGGCAGTTCCGCACGGACCCCCACTCGGGCGAGTACGTCCGGCGCTACCTGCGCGTGAAGCCCCAGCGGCTCACCCGGGCGGCGGTGGAGACCCTGGCCATCATCGCCTACCGGCAGCCGGTGACGCGGCCGGAGCTGGAAGACATCCGCGGCGTGGATTGCGGCGCCGTGCTCAAGGCGTTGATCGACCGCAAGCTGGTGAAGATCCTCGGCAAGCGCGAGGAGGTGGGGCGACCCATCCTCTATGGCACTACGCGTGAATTCCTGGAGTTCTTCGCCCTGAAGGACCTGTCGGCGTTGCCCACGCTGCGGGAATTCCACGAGCTCACGCAGGAGCATCGCGAAATCGTGGAGAAAGAAGTACGACCCGCACCGGCAGCGGCGGGGACGGTGGAAGCACTCTCCGACCCGGGATTCACGAAGCGGATGGAGAAGAGCGCGGCGGCGAGCGAGGCCGCGCTGGAGGACCTGGAGGAAGCCATGGCGGCGGCTGACCAGATACAGAAGGCCAGCTCCAGTGTCCTGGACACAGCCCCCAAGCCCGAGACGGGCACCGAGGGGCAGAAGCCCGAGTGA
- a CDS encoding segregation and condensation protein A gives MSDGRPPSADEGLGEGAPPRTPADAFRVALPNFEGPLDLLLHLIKEHRVDIFDIPLALITEKYLEHLERMREINLDIAGEFLVMASTLAHLKSRMLLPRQDAVAVPEGGEALAAVEEPEDPRAELVRRLLEYQKYKDAAEHMARQDILGRDVFSRSVPVEAVPIPEEEVGLQEFSVLKLIEALDRVLERLTPKVQHEVVREKITLSEAILRIVGRLRPQGQVLFESLFTEEDTPTRQEIVVTFLAILEMVKRRLIRVVQDEPLGPILLLPNGDALERLAPTEVDESDYR, from the coding sequence GTGAGTGACGGCCGCCCGCCATCGGCCGATGAAGGCCTCGGCGAAGGCGCTCCGCCCCGGACCCCGGCGGACGCCTTCCGCGTCGCGCTGCCCAACTTCGAGGGTCCGCTCGACCTGCTGCTCCATCTCATCAAGGAGCACCGGGTCGACATCTTCGACATCCCCCTGGCGCTCATCACCGAGAAGTACCTGGAGCACCTGGAGCGGATGCGGGAGATCAACCTGGACATCGCCGGGGAGTTCCTGGTGATGGCGTCCACGTTGGCCCACTTGAAGAGCCGCATGCTGCTGCCCCGCCAGGACGCGGTGGCGGTGCCCGAGGGCGGCGAGGCCCTGGCGGCGGTGGAGGAGCCCGAGGACCCCCGCGCGGAGCTGGTCCGCCGGCTGCTCGAGTACCAGAAGTACAAGGACGCCGCCGAACACATGGCCCGCCAGGACATCCTGGGCCGGGACGTGTTCTCGCGCAGCGTCCCGGTGGAGGCGGTGCCCATCCCGGAGGAGGAAGTGGGCCTGCAGGAGTTCAGCGTCCTCAAGCTCATCGAGGCGCTGGACCGGGTGCTGGAGCGGCTGACGCCCAAGGTCCAGCACGAGGTGGTCCGGGAGAAGATCACCCTCTCCGAGGCCATCCTGCGCATCGTCGGGCGGCTGCGTCCCCAGGGACAGGTCCTCTTCGAGAGCCTGTTCACCGAGGAGGACACGCCCACCCGCCAGGAGATTGTCGTCACCTTCCTGGCGATTCTGGAAATGGTGAAACGCCGGCTCATCCGTGTGGTACAGGACGAGCCGCTCGGGCCCATCCTGTTGTTGCCCAACGGGGATGCCCTGGAGCGGCTGGCCCCCACGGAGGTCGACGAGAGTGACTACCGGTAG